From one Malus sylvestris chromosome 1, drMalSylv7.2, whole genome shotgun sequence genomic stretch:
- the LOC126583466 gene encoding asparagine synthetase [glutamine-hydrolyzing] 2, whose translation MCGILAVFGCIDNSQAKRSRIIELSRRLKHRGPDWSGLHCHGNCYLAHQRLAIVDPASGDQPLYNEDKTVVVTVNGEIYNHKQLRENLKSHQFRTGSDCEVIAHLYEEHGEEFVDMLDGMFSFVLLDTRDQSFIAARDAIGITPLYMGWGLDGSIWFASEMKALSDDCERFISFPPGHIYSSKQGELRRWYNPPWFLEQTPSASYDPIVLRKAFEKAVVKRLMTDVPFGVLLSGGLDSSLVAAVACRYLADSEAACQWGSQLHTFCIGLEKSPDLKAAREVAEYLGTRHHEFHFTVQEGIDALEEVIYHTETFDVTTIRASTPMFLMSRKIKSLGVKMVLSGEGSDEIFGGYLYFHKAPNKEEFHQETCQKIKALHLYDCLRANKSTSAWGVEARVPFLDKEFINIAMNIDPEWKMIRPGRIEKWLLRNAFDDDQKPYLPKHILYRQKEQFSDGVGYSWIDGLKDHANSQVTDSMLSNASFVYPENTPTTKEAYYYRTIFEKFFPKNAARSTVPGGPSVACSTAKAVEWDAEWSKNPDPSGRAALGIHTAAYEEAGDAENGNVLSGSKKVREGIVEKTAAVV comes from the exons atgtgTGGGATTCTGGCAGTGTTCGGCTGCATCGACAACTCCCAGGCCAAGCGCTCCCGCATCATCGAACTCTCGCGCAG GTTGAAGCATCGAGGTCCTGATTGGAGTGGATTGCACTGCCATGGAAATTGTTATCTTGCTCATCAACGGTTGGCGATTGTCGACCCTGCTTCTGGAGATCAGCCTCTTTACAACGAAGACAAGACCGTTGTTGTCACt GTTAATGGTGAGATATATAACCATAAGCAATTGAGAGAAAATCTGAAGTCGCATCAGTTCCGAACCGGCAGTGACTGTGAAGTGATTGCACATCTT TATGAAGAACACGGAGAAGAGTTTGTAGACATGTTGGACGGCATGTTTTCCTTTGTCCTCCTTGACACGAGAGACCAAAGTTTTATCGCAGCTCGAGATGCAATTGGTATCACCCCACTTTACATGGGCTGGGGTCTTGATG GATCAATTTGGTTTGCTTCAGAAATGAAAGCTTTAAGTGATGATTGCGAAAGATTCATATCTTTTCCTCCTGGGCATATTTACTCTAGCAAGCAAG GAGAACTTAGAAGGTGGTACAATCCACCCTGGTTTTTGGAACAGACACCATCGGCTTCTTATGATCCCATAGTTTTACGTAAGGCTTTTGAGAAG GCTGTGGTGAAGAGACTTATGACAGACGTACCATTCGGTGTTCTTTTGTCTGGAGGACTGGACTCATCACTTGTTGCTGCTGTGGCTTGTCGCTATTTGGCTGATTCAGAAGCTGCATGTCAGTGGGGATCACAGTTACACACTTTTTGCATTGGCTTGGAG AAATCACCAGATTTGAAGGCAGCGAGAGAAGTTGCAGAGTATCTTGGGACTCGTCATCATGAGTTTCACTTTACTGTCCAG GAAGGCATAGATGCACTTGAGGAAGTTATTTACCATACTGAAACATTTGATGTAACAACTATCAGAGCTAGCACTCCCATGTTTCTTATGTCTCGAAAAATTAAATCTTTGGGAGTAAAGATGGTTCTTTCTGGGGAAGGTTCAGATGAAATTTTTGGAGGTTACTTGTATTTCCATAAGGCACCAAACAAGGAGGAGTTTCACCAAGAAACATGTCAGAAG ATTAAAGCTCTTCATCTGTATGACTGTCTGAGGGCCAATAAATCAACTTCAGCTTGGGGTGTTGAGGCCCGTGTGCCCTTTTTAGATAAAGAGTTCATCAATATTGCCATGAACATTGATCCAGAATGGAAAATG ATCAGGCCTGGGAGAATTGAGAAGTGGCTCTTACGCAATGCATTTGACGATGATCAGAAGCCATATTTGCCAAAG CACATATTGTACCGGCAGAAGGAACAGTTCAGTGATGGTGTTGGCTACAGTTGGATTGACGGCTTGAAAGATCATGCAAACAGTCAA GTAACAGATTCAATGCTGAGCAATGCTAGCTTCGTTTACCCTGAAAACACTCCTACGACAAAAGAAGCATACTATTACCGGACAATATTTGAGAAATTCTTTCCAAAG AATGCTGCCAGATCGACAGTTCCGGGTGGTCCAAGTGTGGCGTGCAGTACAGCAAAAGCTGTGGAATGGGATGCAGAATGGTCAAAAAATCCTGATCCATCTGGCCGTGCTGCACTTGGTATTCATACAGCTGCATACGAGGAAGCAGGGGATGCAGAAAATGGAAATGTTCTTAGTGGCTCTAAAAAAGTACGAGAAGGGATTGTGGAGAAAACTGCCGCGGTTGTTTGA